In one window of Temnothorax longispinosus isolate EJ_2023e chromosome 9, Tlon_JGU_v1, whole genome shotgun sequence DNA:
- the LOC139819732 gene encoding FAD-dependent oxidoreductase domain-containing protein 1 isoform X2 has protein sequence MYLISSEVKGDDDSKKYREFVDTVTPGQKIIKGLKRDWKTLKRVLSPNREFSDLEALWKPEIIPSHCDVLIIGGGAIGSSIAYWLKQKIYRDEFNVVVIEKDPTYTKASTTLSVGGLRQQFSLEENILMSLYGAEFLRNINEHLSVPGEPPIDVNYHPYGYLLLATEEGAETLVQNSKLQNSLGAKNVILTAEKLKRMFPWINTDGIAAGCLGLEKEGWFDPWSLLCAFKKKASHLGVQYVNAEAKAFKYKTLPGVYDRDMIPAKKLNSVVIETEDGEIRTIEFARAIIAAGAFSGNVAELADIGTGEGLLSVPLPVVPRKRYVYCFHCPDGPGLNTPLTIDSSGAYFRRDGLGGNYICGKSPESNEEPSIENLDVDHEFFDNRVWPLLAHRVPGFENLKVKSSWAGYYEYNTFDENGIIGQHPFHHHVYIATGFSGHGIQKAPAVGRAISELIFHDRFLTIDLSKLSFDRFLKSEPIREASVF, from the exons ATGTACTTAATT agTTCAGAGGTCAAAGGCGACGATGACAGTAAGAAGTATAGAGAGTTCGTCGACACCGTCACCCCGgggcaaaaaataattaaaggtcTAAAGCGAGATTGGAAAACGCTGAAACGTGTACTGTCACCTAACAGAGAATTCTCCGACCTCGAAGCGCTGTGGAAACCTGAAATAATTCCTAGTCATTGTGACGTGCTCATCATTGGCGGTGGAGCGATTGGTAGCTCGATAGCGTATTGGCTGAAGCAGAAGATCTATAGAGACGAATTCAATGTTGTTGTAATTGAGAAAGATCCTACG taTACCAAAGCTTCCACAACTCTTTCGGTAGGTGGTCTGCGTCAACAGTTCTCTCTTGAAGAAAATATCCTCATGTCACTGTACGGCGCGGAATTCCTGCGAAATATCAACGAGCATTTGAGCGTCCCTGGCGAGCCGCCGATCGATGTGAATTATCATCCTTACGGCTATTTGCTATTGGCGACCGAGGAGGGTGCTGAGACTTTAGTACAGAACTCAAAGTTACAGAATTCTTTAGGAGCGAAGAATGTCATTCTTACTGCAGAGAAGCTGAAGCGCATGTTTCCTTGGATAAATACCGATGGGATCGCGGCGGGTTGTCTTGGGCTGGAAAAGGAAGGATGGTTCGATCCGTGGTCCCTGTTGTGTGCCTTCAAGAAGAAAGCTAGTCATTTGGGTGTTCAATACGTCAATGCCGAAGCCAAggcttttaaatataagacgCTGCCAGGAGTTTATGATCGCGACATGATTCCtgccaaaaaattaaatagcgTAGTC ATAGAAACAGAGGATGGTGAGATTAGGACAATAGAGTTCGCCAGAGCTATTATTGCTGCAGGTGCGTTTAGCGGCAATGTAGCCGAGTTAGCTGATATCGGAACAGGCGAAGGATTATTATCTGTACCTTTACCAGTTGTACCTAG AAAGAGATACGTATATTGTTTTCATTGTCCTGACGGACCTGGTTTAAACACACCTTTAACGATTGACTCCAGTGGTGCATATTTCAG ACGGGATGGTTTAGGAGGTAATTATATCTGTGGAAAATCACCAGAATCAAACGAAGAGCCGTCGATCGAGAACTTGGATGTCGATCACGAATTTTTCGACAATAGAGTGTGGCCTTTACTCGCTCACAGAGTACCGGGATTTGAAAACTTGAAG GTGAAATCTTCATGGGCTGGATACTACGAATACAATACTTTCGACGAAAACGGTATTATCGGTCAGCATCCTTTTCATCACCATGTATACATAGCGACTGGTTTTAGCGGACATGGCATTCAGAAGGCACCAGCGGTGGGACGTGCGATATCAGAGCTGATTTTTCATGACCGTTTTCTGACTATAGATTTGTCCAAACTGAGTTTCGACAGATTCTTAAAGTCGGAACCTATAAGAGAAGCTAGCGTCTTTTAA
- the LOC139819735 gene encoding uncharacterized protein — protein MTVPPDTYQISLNIIEAIKQHPVLYCTEVKGLPVKLQEFKQKVWKRIADELGLDSTWVRLKWKNLRDTYCRILKCKNKTEEGTRRKKWIFEDHLSFIKYPYEPDYQPQCIELTKEYIQEINSGEVSSEGLLEQLEDRNNEDYSEYLEVLEETSADPVLLVPETIETLDDVNNDVQFVTEEIASEQDSTQQALDTYVHQIQSNYRKIRPKRVKTSHPSPSKTSSSNGIKESSFKNANALDTDTATSPILVTSPSIPSTSTTPVKEPSDAKDDTTFDKVYLAPESKSIELFFDSMAQTVKKLPPKAQADIKMHICKLVTEAEVRYSGQTMPQTTQQFIAPPGMIPKLVLIPCNMIDNQNPKV, from the exons ATGACAGTGCCACCGGACACCTATCAGATCTCGCTGAACATTATAGAGGCGATCAAGCAGCACCCGGTGCTCTACTGCACCGAGGTGAAGGGCCTGCCGGTGAAGCTGCAGGAGTTTAAACAGAAAGTCTGGAAGCGCATCGCGGACGAGCTCGGACTGGATT CCACGTGGGTCAGACTGAAATGGAAGAATCTTAGGGATACTTACTGTCGTATCTTGAAATGCAAGAATAAGACGGAAGAAGGGACGAGGAGGAAAAAGTGGATCTTTGAGGATCACCTGAGCTTCATAAAATACCC GTACGAGCCAGACTATCAGCCACAATGCATAGAATTGACCAAGGAATACATACAGGAGATAAACTCGGGTGAAGTGAGCTCCGAGGGTCTGCTGGAACAATTGGAGGATCGGAACAACGAGGACTACAGCGAATACCTGGAGGTTCTCGAAGAGACATCGGCCGATCCTGTTCTACTGGTACCTGAGACGATAGAAACGTTGGATGATGTAAACAATGATGTGCAGTTTGTCACTGAAGAAATCGCGAGTGAACAAGACTCTACGCAACAGGCTCTCGACACTTACGTTCACCAAATACAATCGaattatcgaaaaatacgTCCGAAACGAGTGAAGACCAGTCATCCTTCCCCTTCGAAAACATCTAGCTCCAATGGGATAAAAGAGTCTTcctttaaaaatgcaaatgcacTTGATACTGATACAGCGACTAGTCCTATTCTCGTGACGAGTCCGTCAATACCAAGCACGTCGACCACGCCTGTGAAAGAACCGAGCGACGCGAAGGACGACACTACTTTCGATAAAGTTTACCTGGCACCTGAAAGTAAAagtatagaattatttttcgacAGCATGGCACAGACGGTGAAGAAACTACCGCCTAAGGCGCAGGCGGACATTAAGATGCACATCTGCAAGCTCGTCACAGAGGCGGAGGTGCGGTATTCTGGCCAGACCATGCCGCAGACTACACAACAATTCATAGCGCCGCCTGGCATGATACCTAAGCTAGTATTGATACCTTGCAATATGATAGATAATCAAAATCCTAAAGTTTGA
- the LOC139819732 gene encoding FAD-dependent oxidoreductase domain-containing protein 1 isoform X1, producing MLRQLTRVQRHADLLRQRSAAQFANDANSSRKQSSEVKGDDDSKKYREFVDTVTPGQKIIKGLKRDWKTLKRVLSPNREFSDLEALWKPEIIPSHCDVLIIGGGAIGSSIAYWLKQKIYRDEFNVVVIEKDPTYTKASTTLSVGGLRQQFSLEENILMSLYGAEFLRNINEHLSVPGEPPIDVNYHPYGYLLLATEEGAETLVQNSKLQNSLGAKNVILTAEKLKRMFPWINTDGIAAGCLGLEKEGWFDPWSLLCAFKKKASHLGVQYVNAEAKAFKYKTLPGVYDRDMIPAKKLNSVVIETEDGEIRTIEFARAIIAAGAFSGNVAELADIGTGEGLLSVPLPVVPRKRYVYCFHCPDGPGLNTPLTIDSSGAYFRRDGLGGNYICGKSPESNEEPSIENLDVDHEFFDNRVWPLLAHRVPGFENLKVKSSWAGYYEYNTFDENGIIGQHPFHHHVYIATGFSGHGIQKAPAVGRAISELIFHDRFLTIDLSKLSFDRFLKSEPIREASVF from the exons ATGCTGCGACAATTGACGCGCGTGCAGCGGCACGCGGACCTGCTGAGGCAGCGTTCGGCGGCCCAGTTTGCCAACGACGCCAACTCTTCCAGGAAGCAG agTTCAGAGGTCAAAGGCGACGATGACAGTAAGAAGTATAGAGAGTTCGTCGACACCGTCACCCCGgggcaaaaaataattaaaggtcTAAAGCGAGATTGGAAAACGCTGAAACGTGTACTGTCACCTAACAGAGAATTCTCCGACCTCGAAGCGCTGTGGAAACCTGAAATAATTCCTAGTCATTGTGACGTGCTCATCATTGGCGGTGGAGCGATTGGTAGCTCGATAGCGTATTGGCTGAAGCAGAAGATCTATAGAGACGAATTCAATGTTGTTGTAATTGAGAAAGATCCTACG taTACCAAAGCTTCCACAACTCTTTCGGTAGGTGGTCTGCGTCAACAGTTCTCTCTTGAAGAAAATATCCTCATGTCACTGTACGGCGCGGAATTCCTGCGAAATATCAACGAGCATTTGAGCGTCCCTGGCGAGCCGCCGATCGATGTGAATTATCATCCTTACGGCTATTTGCTATTGGCGACCGAGGAGGGTGCTGAGACTTTAGTACAGAACTCAAAGTTACAGAATTCTTTAGGAGCGAAGAATGTCATTCTTACTGCAGAGAAGCTGAAGCGCATGTTTCCTTGGATAAATACCGATGGGATCGCGGCGGGTTGTCTTGGGCTGGAAAAGGAAGGATGGTTCGATCCGTGGTCCCTGTTGTGTGCCTTCAAGAAGAAAGCTAGTCATTTGGGTGTTCAATACGTCAATGCCGAAGCCAAggcttttaaatataagacgCTGCCAGGAGTTTATGATCGCGACATGATTCCtgccaaaaaattaaatagcgTAGTC ATAGAAACAGAGGATGGTGAGATTAGGACAATAGAGTTCGCCAGAGCTATTATTGCTGCAGGTGCGTTTAGCGGCAATGTAGCCGAGTTAGCTGATATCGGAACAGGCGAAGGATTATTATCTGTACCTTTACCAGTTGTACCTAG AAAGAGATACGTATATTGTTTTCATTGTCCTGACGGACCTGGTTTAAACACACCTTTAACGATTGACTCCAGTGGTGCATATTTCAG ACGGGATGGTTTAGGAGGTAATTATATCTGTGGAAAATCACCAGAATCAAACGAAGAGCCGTCGATCGAGAACTTGGATGTCGATCACGAATTTTTCGACAATAGAGTGTGGCCTTTACTCGCTCACAGAGTACCGGGATTTGAAAACTTGAAG GTGAAATCTTCATGGGCTGGATACTACGAATACAATACTTTCGACGAAAACGGTATTATCGGTCAGCATCCTTTTCATCACCATGTATACATAGCGACTGGTTTTAGCGGACATGGCATTCAGAAGGCACCAGCGGTGGGACGTGCGATATCAGAGCTGATTTTTCATGACCGTTTTCTGACTATAGATTTGTCCAAACTGAGTTTCGACAGATTCTTAAAGTCGGAACCTATAAGAGAAGCTAGCGTCTTTTAA